TTTCAGTTGCAGCAACGAATCAGAAACATTACACCATCTCTTTTTTTACTGTCCCTACTCAAATATATTTCGGAAAAGCTTTGAAAAGTACTATTTTGCTATTTCAAAGCAacttagttttttaagcttacAAGATATCATTATAGGAATTACAGTATTATCTTGCCCCTTACTAAATTGGCAAAATACATATTTGGGATTGCAGGAGGAAGAGTGTGTAGTGTATGTTCAGTGCATCCTACATGATCTATCTAGCAGTGCAAAGAGTGATGGGATGGTTATTATTAAAAGCATGGCTGATTAGATTCGGAGTGTTTCTGGTGTGGCTTTATAATCCTTTGGAATCGGTTTCAATACGCGATTAAGACACGAcatctggcgacgaggataatcTTTTAGGTCGTGAGAGTTAAATTATGGCCTCTATAAAAGTGGATGATCTACTAACAAGTGTAAAACCCTTCGATCCGAACGGCGAACCTTCGAGCATTGGCCGGCGATGGCAACGATGGATTAAAAGTTTTTCGCTATATGCCGACAGCAAGGGCCTCATCATCCAAGCAGATAAAGCTGACAATAAAGTACAAAGAAGGGCTCTACTTTTGCATTGTGCCGGGGAACAAGTGCAAGACATCTTCGAAACTTTGGCTGATACGGGCACAGCAGTCGAGTATGAGAAAGCGGTGGATGCGTTGAACGCATATTTCATTCCGAAGGTAAATTCGACGTACCAAAATCATCTTTTCCGAAGTATGGAACAACGAGAGGGTGAAACGGTGGCTCAGTTCGTGACCAGGTTACGACAAGTTGTGAAAGATTGTGATTACGGTGATCAGGCGGATAATCAAATTCGAGATCAAGTTGTTCAGCGGTGTACGTCCCATGATTTAAGGCGGAAATTGCTTGAGAAAGGTGACACTTTAACCCTAGAAGTTCTACTTAAAACTGCAGCATCATTTGAGGCTGTGCAAGCTCAACTGGAGAATATGAAGAGTAAAAGCACTACTGTGAATCAAGTTCGTGACTCAAGCGCAAACAAGCATCATCATAAAGGGAAGAAGACATCGGGTGAGCCTGGAAACAAAACGTGTTACCGATGCGGCAACAAAGGACATTTCGGACGAGACCCGGAATGCCCTGCGAAAGGAAAAACCTGCAGGTCATGTGGTGGTGCTGATCATTTCTCATCGCAATGCAGAACAAAGGAACATAAACGTAGAGGCGATAAGAAGCCAAAAGAGATGAGGAAAGTGAGATACATGCAGGCAGAAAATGATGACGAGGAAGATGAGTATGCATTCACTGTAGAATCATCGTCACAGCTTGGAAAAGTGGAGGTGATTGTGGGTGGATGTGTTGTGAAAATGGTGATTGATTCAGGGGCGAGCACTAACATTGTAGACAAAGGTGTATGGAATGACCTAAAGCAACAGAAGATTGTCTGTGTATCCAAGAAGGGTGACAAGAAGCTTTATGTGTATGGAAGCAAGGAGCCATTAAAAGTTTTGGGGACATTTTCAGCGTTGACGAAAGTAGCTGAGAGCGAGGTTCAAGCTGAATTTGTTGTCATTGATGGTGAAGGAGAAGCACTACTTGGAAGAGAAACTGCGTTGCAGCTAGGTGTGTTGAAATTAGGAATTCCAGTTTATACAGTGCAGTCCAAAGAAGTGATCATGTCTGATTACAAAGGAGTATTTGATGGTGTAGGCAAGTTGAAAGACTATCAAGTCAAGTTACATGTTAATCCTGATGTACCTCCAGTGGCCCAGCCAGTCAGGCGTACTCCATTCAGCCTTCGCGACAAGGTGAAGAAGAAGGTTGAGGAACTTGTAAATATGGATATTATCGAGCCAGTAGAGGGCCCGACACCGTGGGTTAGTCCGGTAGTAGTGGTGCCGAAACAGAATGATGAAATTCGGCTATGCGTGGACATGCGTAGAGCCAACGAAGCCATAATCAGAGAACGCTACCCCATACCTACTGTAGACGAAGTGCTACAAAGCCTGAACCAAAGCACAGTATTTAGTAAGCTGGATTTGAAGTGGGGGTATCATCAATTGGAACTCCATCCAGATTCCCGTAGCATTACTACCTTTATCACTCACTGTGGATTGTTTCAATATAAGCGCCTTATGTTTGGAATAAGCTCTGCCCCAGAAGTGTATCAGCATGTTATCCAGCTAGCACTTAGTGACTGTGAGGGAGTTGCTAACATCTCTGATGACATAATTGTACATGGCAAAACTACCAAGGAGCATGACGAGAGACTAAAGCGAGTCTTAGAGAAACTGAAAGAGAAGAACTTAACTCTTAATGCAGAAAAGTGTAAGTTTCACATGACCAAACTAGTGTTTATGGGACTCATGCTAACAAACCAGGGCATTGGTCCAACCGAAGAGAAAGTGAAAGCTATTGTTGAGGCGAGAGAGCCGCAGAATGCATCAGAAGTTAGGAGCTTCCTGGGACTTGCTAACTACAATGCACGGTTCATCCCAGATTTTGCCACAGTAGCTGAACCTTTGCGTAGACTGACAAAGAAAGGTGTCTGTTTCAAGTTTGGAAACGAACAGAGAAAAGCATTCAATGAGCTGAAGAGCAGATTAGCAAGTGCTGAAACCCTTGGGTATTTTAACAAAGATGCCAGGACACTAATTATAGCTGATGCAAGCCCAGTTGGTCTTGGCGCTGTACTTGTTCAAGAGCAACAAGGAAGAAAGAGAGTTATCAGTTATGCCAGCAAAAGTCTGAGTGACGTGGAAAAACGGTATTCTCAAACCGAGAAAGAGGCATTGGCAGTTGTTTGGGCGTGCGAACGCTTCCATGTGTACCTGTACGGCATTGAATTTGCACTATATACAGATCACAAACCATTGGAGACAATATACTCAAACAAATCAAAGCCCTGTGCCAGAATTGAGCGGTGGATTCTGAGGTTACAACCATACAGTTTCAAAGTAAAATACCTACCAGGAGAGCAGAACATTGCAGATTCGCTATCACGCTTACTTCAAGAAGAGAACCAAGCAGTTTCAACAGTAGCGCACAAAGTATCAGATGAATTTATCAGATTTATAGCAGTGACCTCCACTCCACGCGCAATGACGACACGTGAGATTGAAGATGCATCAGCAGAAGATGAACTAAGTGAGTTGCGGAATTGTATAGCGGGGGGAACTTGGAGGAAAGACCAGCTCAAGCAGTACATACCTGTAGCCAGTGAACTGTGTGTGATTGGCAAGCTTATCCTCCGTGGTACCAGAATCGTAATACCTAGCAAGTTGAGATCCAGAGTTCTTACGTTAGCACACGAAGGACATCCTGGTATTGTTAGTATGAAGCAGAGGCTGAGATCAAAAGTATGGTGGCCCGGGATCGACAAAGAGGCagaaaaattttgtaaaacgTGTTTTGGGTGCCAGCTAGTGAGCAGTCCCGCCCATCCTGAACCAATCAAGTCGACCCCCTTGCCACAAGGTCCTTGGCAAGACTTGGCCTTGGACTTGCTAGGTCCTTTACCGTCAGGCGACTCTGTGTTGGTCGTAGTTGATTATTTCAGCAGATATTATGAAATTGAGATTATGCGTTCCACGACATCTGAGAAAATCATTGCGAGTCTGGAGAGGATCTTCATGATCCATGGTTTACCACTATCAATAACCAGTGACAATGGTCCGCAGTTTGTTTcaaatgagtttgagaagtattTGGAAGACTGTGGTATTGAACACAGAAAGACCACGCCATTATGGCCCCAGGCGAATGGGGAGGTGGAAAGGCAGAACCGATCTCTCCTAAAAAGAATGCGGATTGCACAAGCTGAGGGAAAACAGTGGAAGGAAGAAGTTTGCAAATATCTGATTGCATACAGATCGACTCCTCACACCACCACCGGAGTGAGTCCAGCTGAACTGCTGTTTAGAAGGAAAATTCGGACCAAGTTACCTGAATTCCGTGAAGATAATGTAGCAAGTGAAGTGCGAGACAGAGACGGCGAGATGAAAGCAAAGGCTAAGTTATATGCAGATGAAAAAAGGCATGCAGAGTATTCAGATCTGGTTCCAGGTGACAAAGTCCTGGTAAAACAAGAGCGGCAGAACAAGTTGTCGACACCATTTGCACCAGAACTGTATGACGTTGTAAGCAGGAATAACAGCAGTATTGTTATCAAGTCTCCTGAAGGTGTTCAGTATGAAAGAAATAAAGCCCACCTTAAAAAGTATGAGGCTGAAGCTGTTGATCCTCCTGCTGGAGAGAACGCTGTCGAAGTGGGACCAGACCCTACAGACCTTAAGACGGATTGTGGAGAAGCAAACATTGCTGCACCCACAAGACCTGTTCGTCATAAGAATTTGCCGGCGAAGTTTAAAGACTTTGATATGACTTGATTTATTAGAACTGTTTGTGTTTAGCTAGGACATTGTTGAgtcatttcctttctttactAGTAACTGTAAATTGCATTTATCAAGGCAGAGTCAAGGTTTTCATTATCTATGCAGTTACTAAGTTTGCTCTGATTTGTTCTAGCAGTTGTTAAGTATGTTTGCTTCCCATGTAGTGTTCCGGAAAAAGGAGGGATGTAGTGTATGTTCAGTGCATCCTACATGATGTATCTAGCAGTGCAAAGAGTGATGGGATGGTTATTATTAAAAGCATGGCTGATTAGATTCGGAGTGTTTCTGGTGTGGCTTTATAATCCTTTGGAATCGGTTTCAATACGCGATTAAGACACGACAGGGTGAGCGTCCAAACCATCAAacggaaaatatatttcaacTAAGAATAACGATTTAGTAaccttttataaaaaaaaaaatggatggATAATTTTCCACTCCAATTGTAAGTgtcattgtaatttaattaattattaatttattgttattCTAAATATTTATAATTAACTGATAATTAAATGCTAACAACGGCAATTAAGCAGCTGTTTTAGCTACTCCCTATATGTTATTATTTTGTGTTGTAattttgttgtatttgtgatgaatgaaataaataaaataaaataaaataaaataaaataaaacttccTAAGCTCTGCTTCCTCCGCATAtttttaagccgcgcaaaagtatcccttcTTCGTAAAcaccaccaataggaaatcccagtatttcgagatgcgcaaatcatatgcgcaataacaatagcatgAACAAGCCACGTCTGAGAAACCCTGGGGACGAGTTTGTGAAATCCTACTTCCGGGTTTTTCGAGAATCTTACCAAATATTCCATTCAAGACAAAATGGACTTTGCCAGAGTACAAACGAGGCCCATTCAAGCGACCTTAAAAAAGTATAACATCgaaatcaaagaaaatgatGGACTAAATGAGAAGACGGGATTTTGGTGGCTTCGATTCACCTTCGATTACAAGCTTGAAAAAGCGATCGAAATACGCCTAACCAACTTCAAGTACAGCCCACCCTCCGCGTGGACATTAGAAGTCGTCAAATGCCAGTATCTGAGCATTACGTGCGCCGACGAAATGGTTTCGTTCGATATGGAAGACGACCTTGTCAATTCCCAAGAGCTTCGTCGATTAAACGATGTCACAGCCCACTCAGAGAAACTCCTCGAATACCTAGAAATTAATATTGTGCCCTTGGTGATTAAGAAGATTAAATATACGAGGTTCACTCCGCAGTTTTGTTTCTTCCTTAGCCATAAGTCGAAGGACAAACCTCTGATGCGCACATTTGTCAATGGCCTGAAATTCCTGGGCTATAAAACATGGCTGGACGAGGACAACATGCCGATGGCCGCTCAACTGCAAGGCGCATTAAAGGTCTCCATTGAAGAAAGCGACTGTCTAATAGCATGGCTGAACAAGGAGTATCTCGAGAGCGAGTACTGCAAAGCTGAGCTCCTGTACGCTAGAGATCTTGGCAAAATTATCCTACCCTTTGGTGTTTACGAAGAGATCGAGGGATTTTTTACGGGAGAATTTGAATTCTTAAGGAAATTTCATATTTACGACACGGCAACAAAGTCTTTCTTTGAAGTGCTTCGACGAATTGATGAATCCCTGTTTAACTTCGAGAGTCTTGCAATTTAATTTAGCGTTTATAGACTGTAAAGCCCAAACACTTTCGGCTTGATAAGGATGTTTAGCTGAAGTCAAAACGTGTTTAACATGCCGATGGCCGCTCAACTGCAATGAAAAAAGCGACTGTCTAATAGCATGGCTGAACAAGGAGTAACTCGAGAGCGGGTACTGCAAAGGTGAGCTCCTGTACGCTGGAGATCTTGGCAAAATTAACCTACCTTTTGGTGTTTACGAAGAGATCAAGCGATTCTTGACGGGAGAATTTGAATTCTTAAAGCAAATTAATATTTACGGCACGGCAACAACGTCTTTCTTTGAAATGCTTCGACGAATTGATGAGAGGCTTGCAATTTAATTTAGCGTTTACAGACTGTAACGCAAAAACACTTTCGACTTGATAATAATGTTTAGCTGATGTCAAAACTTGTTTTTAGCAAACATTTTAatcttaaaatgtttttaagaaatattttgtggtgttaaaataaaattgtattcATGGAAGTTGCGGTCAAAACATTGATTACGTCACTTTGTGTTCTTGCAAGGTATGATGGTCTTGTTCGACCATGGTCATCAAGTCGTTCGATTAAAAGACAGTTATTCCCAATCTGGAGGCCAAAACAACGATTGTTCTCTCCCCTGAGAGAAACAAAccttcaaatgcaaaacaatcataatgttttgtcctccagacaaaaaagctttcaaaatgatgaagaacggcgtttattttattgtgatagcaCTCTTGGTTGCCGAGTTATTCAAAATTtagatttatgcaaattagaggacttgtgacgtcacagtggaaacaaaattatgcaaaatcacaaaatataGAATATCTTTGCAAATTCTAAGTCTGCAGGGTTGAACTTTTGCAGGGTGATGTGCTGGCAGAACTACACATTGTGATAGTGATTATGATATCACCATAGCGACACACTCATTGCCAGACCTCTACCttactgaaatgaaaaattcctTCTTTGTTGCTCcagagtctaacagacttcctcgtgcttgtgctgtgtaatgtccatattcgctcacacccactgaatgaacatcGAGAGCAAATAACACTTATTGGGGAGGGAGACTCTGATCTTACCCTTTGGATGGAGAGGGCTTGGAGCCCATTGTGTTGCCATGGAATCATCACAGTGGACCATATCATCGAACTTTGTGGTGAGTATAACAACTGTAAAAAGGTTCAGTTCTATACAGAAAACATCTTCAGagatatttcattttttgtgattttacatcattttgtgtccactgtgacgtcacaagtcctctTAGTTCATTATCCCTCCTGCATACTCATTAGCATTAAGTTATGGGAAAGTCACCCCAGACGAGCAAGCTCGCTGGGGAAAACATGAAGAGTGCTAATAGAGTAAGCAGAGGGCcaggggtgggtgggtgggtcgatTCCAACCAAAGTTAGGCAAAACTGACAACTATGAATAATTAACTCATGCTTATATAATGCGCACGAGCgctaatgaatattaatgaagtATGAATAGTTCATTATCCCTCCTGCATACTCATTAGCATTTAGTTATGGGAAAGTCACCCCAGACTGCGCCTCACTATCGCCGAGGAATTCGCTGGCTTATCCCCATAACCAAAATAAATCCCCAACCTCACCCATCCTTAACGAAAATCACCCTAATTTCCAACCCTCACTAATATGCGAGCACGACTATAAAAGATgccaacacatttaaaattatttctacaGAGCTAACTGGACAGGACACCCCCAAACGAATTAGTGAAAACCGAAATAGCACATTCAAGCTGAAGAAAACATTCCAGTAAATATTCACTAAAGTTATCTctaacaaaacaagaaaaccaaACTGTAACAACGCCAAAGTCTGAGCCAATCAGACATCGTCCAGCTTTACACCTTGAAACATGCATTCAGCGTATACATTCACACCATATCAGAAAGAAAGTAAGCCTAATGTTTAGAAAGCAAAGGTAAAACCTTGCAGGTCATTATACTGCTTGTAAACTTTTGTTAAATCCACCTCCAACGAAGACATGGTATCCGCTGCTCCACCAAGGCCAAGAACCTGATTCAACTTAATGTAATGACGTGCTGTCGACGAGGACTTCCATCCCACGTGATCCATGATCGTATCAAGCTTCGCCCCGGAAATAGCCAACGAAATTGCACAACCACTCCTTAGACCATGTAAGGTAACGTTCCGATTAACAAAAGCTGGAATCCGGCGAACATACGTCGAGAGCCGTGCCTGAGCGGTAGCCGACTCAAAAGGTGCCGGCAAAATTTCACCAGATGGGTTGAGGGGTCTAAACAAATATCCTTGTCGGATAGAAATTTTTAACAGGTCGCATACAGCAATGTAAACTTCCACTGCGGTAACTGGGCAAATAGTAGAATCTGGATGACGCTTGAGGGCAAAAACGTTCGAGGTTCCGTCTCGGAGGGACTTAGTTAATGTATGGTTAAAGAGTAGAGCCTTCTTTTCCGGGAAATAAAGAATCCCCTTTGTTTTCACTCGACCAAGATCTCCAGCTCTGTCACCACTAAA
The genomic region above belongs to Montipora capricornis isolate CH-2021 chromosome 8, ASM3666992v2, whole genome shotgun sequence and contains:
- the LOC138059029 gene encoding uncharacterized protein — encoded protein: MDFARVQTRPIQATLKKYNIEIKENDGLNEKTGFWWLRFTFDYKLEKAIEIRLTNFKYSPPSAWTLEVVKCQYLSITCADEMVSFDMEDDLVNSQELRRLNDVTAHSEKLLEYLEINIVPLVIKKIKYTRFTPQFCFFLSHKSKDKPLMRTFVNGLKFLGYKTWLDEDNMPMAAQLQGALKVSIEESDCLIAWLNKEYLESEYCKAELLYARDLGKIILPFGVYEEIEGFFTGEFEFLRKFHIYDTATKSFFEVLRRIDESLFNFESLAI